One window of the Chryseotalea sp. WA131a genome contains the following:
- a CDS encoding IS5 family transposase → MKNKSRGLFDEQFRLDKIGKQNDPLLKLQAHIDFGIFRKPLEAHFESGKDRSQGGRPSFDYLMMFKILILQRYYNLSDDGTEYAILDRLSFMRFLGLTISDTVPDAKTIWNFKNELAKGKMVEKLFSLLDKTLSQRGVILNKGRMIDASIVEVPIQRNSRDENQQLNEGIIPPDWKDKENKLRQKDIDAKWVTHNGKSYYGYKDHVKADARTKLITGYKVTPANVHDSEMIGPLIDKRDRGQKVYADSAYRSEKIEKELNGKNMTSMIHEKGYRNKPLTNAQQKRNKKKSKTRARVEHIFGFMTNSMNRMYIRCRNFVRAKATIGLMNLTYNLFRLTQIKVNLNGR, encoded by the coding sequence ATGAAAAATAAATCGAGAGGATTATTTGATGAGCAGTTTCGGTTGGATAAAATCGGTAAGCAAAACGACCCATTGTTAAAATTGCAAGCCCACATTGACTTTGGGATTTTCCGCAAACCCTTGGAGGCACATTTTGAATCGGGAAAAGACAGAAGCCAAGGCGGTCGCCCTTCCTTTGATTATCTGATGATGTTCAAAATATTGATTTTGCAGCGCTATTATAATTTAAGCGATGACGGCACGGAATATGCGATTTTAGATCGTTTATCGTTCATGCGTTTTTTAGGGTTGACCATATCTGATACGGTGCCCGATGCCAAAACAATCTGGAACTTTAAAAATGAACTTGCCAAAGGCAAGATGGTGGAGAAATTGTTTTCCTTGCTGGATAAAACCTTGAGCCAACGGGGTGTAATTCTTAACAAAGGCCGAATGATAGATGCCTCCATTGTGGAAGTCCCTATTCAACGAAACAGCCGCGATGAGAACCAACAACTCAATGAGGGGATTATTCCCCCAGATTGGAAAGATAAAGAAAACAAGCTACGCCAGAAAGATATTGATGCCAAATGGGTTACGCACAATGGAAAAAGTTACTATGGGTATAAAGACCATGTGAAAGCCGATGCGCGCACCAAACTCATTACGGGTTATAAGGTAACCCCTGCCAATGTTCACGATAGTGAAATGATTGGACCATTGATTGACAAAAGGGATCGCGGACAAAAAGTATATGCTGATAGTGCTTATCGGAGTGAGAAAATTGAAAAAGAGTTGAACGGAAAAAATATGACCTCCATGATCCATGAAAAAGGATACCGCAATAAACCCCTTACCAATGCGCAGCAAAAGCGCAACAAGAAGAAATCAAAGACAAGGGCAAGAGTGGAGCACATTTTTGGGTTCATGACCAACTCGATGAACCGAATGTATATCCGATGCCGAAACTTTGTGAGGGCCAAAGCAACGATTGGTTTAATGAACCTCACCTACAATTTGTTCAGGCTAACGCAGATAAAAGTGAACTTGAATGGCCGATAG
- a CDS encoding HNH endonuclease: protein MRISTNAFGSSCIVTGVSIENVLEATHIKPVEYRGDDTHHNGLCLRSDIHQLFDSNSLRILPSGELILSEAASAKNNYAKLSKQIEIPTFVNRDF, encoded by the coding sequence GTGCGTATATCTACGAATGCTTTTGGTTCGTCTTGCATTGTGACTGGCGTTTCTATTGAAAATGTGCTAGAGGCTACTCACATAAAACCAGTTGAGTACAGGGGGGACGATACACACCATAATGGACTTTGTTTACGGTCAGACATTCACCAATTGTTTGACAGCAATAGTTTAAGGATTTTACCATCAGGAGAACTCATACTTTCAGAAGCAGCATCAGCTAAAAATAATTACGCAAAACTTTCGAAACAAATTGAGATTCCAACCTTTGTAAATCGTGACTTTTAG
- a CDS encoding GTP-binding protein yields the protein MKLFKQRKLPVTVLSGFLGVGKTTLLNHVLHNRDGLKVAIIVNDMSELNIDSMLVKNEIKLSRTEEKLVEMSNGCICCTLREDLIKEVALLAKQKKFDYLLIESTGISEPIPVAQTFTFDTGEELTDLSKITQLDTMVTVVDAFNFFKDFGSADTILDRKMTDDREDNRSIVNLLTDQIEFANVIVLNKLDLINTEQLNLLKGLLMKLNPDAKLIEATNGKINPKEILNTKLFDYEKAQQAAGWIKELNNEHTPETEEFGISSFVFRSPIPFHPQRFWSFIQTQWPSNVIRSKGIFWLASRPDNAILWSQAGGSSKAEIYGRWWASVPFKQRAQNPAYLQDQEHIQKKWDKQWGDRLNEVVIIGQDLNKENITAALKKCLLDSAEIEAFHQKREFKDEWPL from the coding sequence ATGAAATTATTTAAACAAAGAAAGTTACCGGTAACAGTACTGAGCGGATTTCTAGGTGTGGGTAAGACTACCCTGCTTAATCATGTGCTCCACAATCGCGATGGTTTAAAAGTAGCGATTATCGTCAATGATATGAGCGAATTGAATATCGACTCGATGCTTGTAAAAAACGAAATCAAGCTTTCGCGCACCGAAGAGAAACTGGTGGAGATGAGTAATGGATGTATTTGTTGCACCTTACGCGAAGACTTGATCAAAGAGGTAGCATTGCTGGCCAAACAAAAAAAATTCGATTACTTGTTGATTGAGAGCACCGGGATTTCGGAGCCGATACCAGTGGCACAAACCTTTACATTCGATACGGGTGAAGAGCTCACCGATTTATCGAAAATCACTCAGCTAGATACCATGGTAACAGTGGTCGATGCGTTTAATTTTTTCAAAGACTTTGGCAGTGCCGATACCATTCTCGACAGAAAAATGACCGATGACCGAGAAGATAACCGCAGCATCGTCAATTTACTTACAGATCAAATTGAGTTTGCCAATGTGATTGTACTCAACAAATTAGATTTGATTAATACCGAACAATTGAACCTGCTCAAGGGCTTGCTGATGAAACTTAACCCGGATGCAAAACTGATTGAAGCTACGAATGGGAAAATAAATCCCAAGGAAATTCTAAACACTAAACTCTTCGATTATGAAAAGGCGCAACAAGCTGCAGGTTGGATTAAAGAACTGAACAACGAACATACACCCGAAACGGAAGAGTTTGGAATTTCTTCTTTTGTGTTTCGCAGTCCTATCCCCTTCCACCCTCAGCGGTTTTGGAGTTTTATTCAAACCCAATGGCCATCAAATGTGATTCGTAGCAAAGGGATTTTCTGGCTGGCCTCGCGCCCTGACAATGCTATTTTATGGAGCCAGGCAGGCGGTTCATCAAAGGCTGAAATCTATGGCCGATGGTGGGCAAGTGTGCCTTTTAAACAACGAGCGCAAAACCCAGCTTACTTACAAGACCAAGAACACATCCAAAAAAAATGGGACAAGCAATGGGGCGATCGACTGAACGAGGTTGTTATTATCGGCCAAGACTTGAACAAAGAAAACATTACAGCCGCCTTGAAAAAATGTTTACTCGACTCGGCTGAAATCGAGGCGTTCCATCAGAAGAGAGAATTTAAAGACGAGTGGCCTCTGTAA
- a CDS encoding RecQ family ATP-dependent DNA helicase yields the protein MTPEQVLQHYWGYSSFRTPQRELIESILHNKDVVGILPTGAGKSVCFQVPTLLREGLCVVVTPLIALMQDQVAQLKQKEIPAIAIHSGLGHREIDILLDNCVYGNQKFLYVSPERLQTELFQVRFAKMNVNLIAVDEAHCISQWGYDFRPPYLKIADLRKIKPNVPIAALTASATRLVKEDIIQRLELREPSVFQISFARSNLSLVIRKTETKEKKLLEILTKVPGASIVYVRSRKATVSIDKLLKKNNIASTFYHAGLPHAQRQQHQEEWLKDRCRVMVATNAFGMGINKANVRTVIHLDLPESLESYYQEAGRAGRDGKRSFATVIFHEADAQSLQHKTEQAQPKLEYLKKIYQALANFFQLAIGSGQGESYDFDLEKFCQQFSFKSTAVYPALKKLEEVGLIQFNESFYRPSQLHFSIDKKKIYEFQVAHARFDPLLKMILRLYGGEIYTDFIPISENQLAVALRQSVGEIEIQLHQLHELQLLVYQPTKDAPQITLVLPRQDADRLPIDVPLLESRRQLHLKKAAAMIGYVEQSTKCRMQVIQEYFDEVTYTTCGVCDVCIRKKKKESSTLYGDYQQQIKYLLGPTALSVEELETQVAASDKELLMEVIQEMLENGELMYDEQWLLHLTL from the coding sequence GTGACACCCGAACAAGTCTTACAACATTACTGGGGCTATTCTTCATTTCGCACACCACAGCGCGAGTTGATTGAATCCATCCTACACAATAAAGACGTGGTGGGGATTTTGCCCACCGGAGCGGGGAAATCCGTTTGCTTTCAAGTGCCTACCTTACTCCGCGAAGGGTTGTGTGTGGTGGTCACGCCATTGATTGCGCTGATGCAAGACCAAGTGGCACAGCTCAAACAAAAAGAAATTCCAGCCATCGCGATCCACTCTGGGTTAGGCCATCGAGAGATTGACATCCTGCTCGACAATTGCGTATATGGAAACCAAAAATTTCTGTACGTGTCGCCCGAGCGCTTACAAACCGAATTATTTCAAGTCCGCTTTGCCAAGATGAACGTAAACCTTATTGCCGTAGATGAGGCTCATTGTATTTCGCAATGGGGCTACGACTTTCGTCCTCCTTATTTAAAGATTGCAGATCTTCGAAAGATAAAACCGAACGTTCCCATTGCGGCACTCACCGCCTCGGCCACGCGATTGGTAAAAGAAGATATCATTCAACGATTAGAACTTCGCGAGCCATCTGTTTTTCAAATCAGTTTTGCCCGCAGCAATCTTTCTTTAGTGATTCGGAAAACCGAGACGAAAGAAAAAAAATTATTGGAGATTTTAACCAAAGTGCCGGGGGCCAGCATTGTCTATGTGCGTTCGCGCAAAGCCACGGTGTCAATCGATAAGCTGTTAAAGAAAAACAACATCGCTTCCACTTTTTACCATGCGGGCTTGCCCCATGCCCAACGGCAGCAACACCAAGAGGAATGGCTGAAAGATCGATGCCGTGTAATGGTGGCCACCAATGCTTTTGGCATGGGCATCAACAAGGCCAACGTGCGCACGGTCATTCATTTGGATTTACCCGAAAGTTTAGAATCGTATTACCAAGAAGCGGGCCGTGCCGGCCGCGATGGAAAGCGCTCTTTTGCTACGGTCATTTTTCATGAGGCAGATGCCCAATCGCTCCAACACAAAACAGAACAGGCACAACCCAAACTAGAATATTTAAAAAAGATTTATCAAGCATTGGCAAATTTCTTTCAGTTGGCCATTGGCAGTGGCCAAGGCGAAAGCTATGATTTTGATTTGGAAAAGTTTTGCCAACAATTTTCCTTTAAATCAACTGCTGTATACCCCGCTTTGAAAAAATTAGAAGAGGTAGGTCTGATCCAATTCAACGAAAGTTTTTATCGCCCTTCCCAGCTTCATTTTTCGATCGACAAAAAAAAGATTTATGAGTTTCAAGTAGCCCATGCACGGTTTGACCCACTGTTAAAAATGATTTTGCGCTTATACGGTGGCGAAATTTATACCGACTTTATTCCGATTTCAGAAAACCAACTGGCGGTTGCACTTCGGCAATCGGTAGGCGAGATAGAAATCCAATTGCACCAATTGCACGAGCTGCAATTACTCGTGTACCAACCTACCAAAGACGCACCTCAAATCACTTTAGTGTTGCCCCGCCAAGATGCCGATCGTTTACCGATTGATGTCCCCCTGCTAGAAAGTCGAAGACAGCTTCATTTAAAAAAAGCAGCAGCCATGATTGGTTACGTAGAGCAATCAACCAAATGCCGCATGCAAGTGATTCAAGAATATTTTGACGAAGTAACCTACACCACTTGCGGTGTGTGCGATGTGTGCATTCGCAAAAAGAAAAAAGAAAGTTCAACATTGTATGGCGATTATCAACAGCAAATCAAGTACCTACTAGGGCCCACCGCGCTTTCGGTGGAAGAACTGGAAACCCAAGTGGCCGCCAGCGACAAGGAATTGTTGATGGAAGTAATTCAGGAAATGTTGGAGAACGGAGAACTAATGTATGACGAACAGTGGCTCTTGCATTTAACCTTGTAA
- a CDS encoding superoxide dismutase: protein MAFTLPALPYAFNALEPHIDARTMEIHHGKHHNAYVTNLNNALAGKPEENLSIEEICTNISKHPMPVRNNGGGHYNHSLFWTIMAPNAGGAPTGAVADAINAAFGNFDEFKTKFNTAATTRFGSGWAWLIKGADGKLAITSTPNQDNPLMDVAEVKGTPLLGLDVWEHAYYLNYQNRRPDYCAAFWNVVNWNEVARRFSAK from the coding sequence ATGGCCTTTACACTTCCTGCTTTACCCTATGCATTCAATGCATTGGAACCACACATCGATGCGCGCACCATGGAGATTCACCATGGCAAGCACCACAATGCCTACGTTACCAACTTAAACAATGCGCTCGCTGGCAAGCCAGAAGAGAATTTGAGCATTGAAGAAATTTGCACCAATATTTCCAAGCACCCCATGCCTGTGCGCAACAATGGAGGCGGCCACTATAACCACAGCTTGTTCTGGACCATTATGGCGCCTAACGCTGGCGGTGCGCCTACGGGTGCAGTGGCGGATGCCATCAACGCTGCCTTTGGAAATTTTGATGAGTTCAAAACTAAATTCAATACCGCGGCTACTACGCGCTTTGGTTCGGGTTGGGCTTGGTTAATTAAAGGAGCCGATGGAAAATTGGCCATAACCTCAACACCTAATCAAGACAACCCGCTGATGGATGTTGCCGAAGTAAAAGGTACTCCGCTGCTTGGATTGGATGTGTGGGAGCATGCCTATTACTTAAATTATCAAAACCGCAGGCCTGATTATTGTGCCGCTTTTTGGAATGTAGTGAATTGGAATGAAGTAGCGAGACGCTTTTCTGCCAAGTAA
- a CDS encoding glycosyltransferase — MSNPKYSIIVPVYNRPEELGELLQSLAEQTLRNFEVIVVEDGSTLSSEEVANEFSDQLTISYFTKPNTGPGPSRNFGFEKAKGDYFVIFDSDCILPTTYFESVDNFLQQQLVDAWGGPDQGHEKFTPLQQAMAYTMSSFFTTGGIRGSKKGIGNFQPRSYNMGFSRQAYEKTKGFHFDRFAEDIELSIRMKKLGLRVALIPQAFVFHKRRATLSQFFRQVYNFGRGRVLVGKQHGGEVKWVHWFPFSFLLGLILIPVLLLINGKLGFFLLAGYIFYLLLIGLAALFSTKSAVVAFLSIPAAIVQLVGYGAGFFDEMTKFLR; from the coding sequence ATGTCCAATCCGAAGTACAGCATCATCGTTCCCGTGTATAATCGCCCCGAAGAATTGGGCGAACTATTGCAAAGCCTTGCCGAGCAAACCCTGCGTAATTTTGAAGTGATTGTGGTAGAAGATGGCTCGACCTTATCGAGTGAGGAAGTGGCGAATGAATTTTCAGACCAGTTGACCATTTCTTATTTCACCAAACCAAACACGGGCCCTGGGCCAAGTCGCAATTTCGGTTTTGAAAAAGCAAAAGGAGACTACTTTGTGATTTTTGATAGTGATTGCATTTTGCCCACCACCTATTTCGAATCAGTAGATAATTTTTTACAGCAACAGCTAGTGGATGCCTGGGGCGGCCCCGATCAGGGCCACGAAAAATTTACACCCCTTCAGCAAGCCATGGCCTATACCATGTCTTCGTTTTTTACCACAGGCGGCATTCGTGGAAGCAAAAAAGGAATTGGCAACTTTCAACCACGCAGTTACAACATGGGCTTCTCGCGGCAAGCCTATGAAAAAACAAAGGGCTTTCATTTCGATCGATTTGCCGAAGACATTGAGTTGAGCATTCGCATGAAAAAATTAGGGCTGCGTGTGGCGCTCATTCCACAGGCTTTTGTCTTTCATAAAAGAAGAGCTACCCTTTCTCAATTCTTCAGGCAAGTGTACAATTTTGGGCGTGGGCGAGTATTGGTGGGCAAGCAACATGGCGGTGAGGTAAAGTGGGTACATTGGTTTCCATTTTCGTTTTTACTAGGATTGATTTTGATACCTGTGCTTTTGTTGATCAATGGTAAGCTTGGGTTTTTTCTGCTAGCAGGTTACATTTTCTATCTGCTCCTGATTGGTTTGGCAGCCCTCTTCTCCACCAAATCTGCAGTAGTTGCTTTTCTTTCAATACCAGCCGCAATCGTTCAATTGGTAGGATATGGAGCTGGTTTTTTTGATGAAATGACAAAATTCTTACGTTGA
- a CDS encoding RNA polymerase sigma factor, which translates to MENPFSLNYPNKSDKELIDASLLGSKAALEALIKRHQHYIYNVAKKMVLSPFDAEDITQEVLIKVITKLSQFKGESDFRTWLYRITFNHFLQMKKYWLEDNITTFDNYAEQLDNIKDEDLTTLEKAELKEFIEDAKLGCMNGMLLCLNREQRLVYVLGEIFGADHNLGSSLLEISKDNFRQILSRARRDLYNFMNSKCGLINQVNPCRCDRKTKGFIKAGWVDSEKLKFNTSYISKINELAKEKSADLDNELETKYADLFRNQPFQEKNHTDNLLNSILSDNKVKDIFNLN; encoded by the coding sequence ATGGAAAATCCCTTTTCTTTAAATTATCCTAACAAATCAGATAAAGAGCTAATTGATGCTTCTTTACTAGGCTCAAAAGCTGCATTGGAAGCACTTATAAAAAGGCATCAACATTATATTTACAATGTTGCAAAGAAAATGGTTCTAAGTCCTTTTGATGCGGAAGATATTACCCAAGAGGTGCTGATTAAAGTAATTACAAAACTTTCTCAATTTAAAGGAGAAAGTGATTTTAGAACGTGGCTGTATCGCATTACGTTCAATCATTTTCTTCAAATGAAAAAATACTGGTTGGAAGACAATATTACCACATTTGACAATTACGCAGAGCAATTGGACAATATAAAGGATGAAGACTTAACAACATTAGAAAAAGCTGAACTAAAAGAATTTATTGAAGATGCAAAGTTGGGCTGTATGAACGGGATGCTACTTTGCTTAAATAGAGAGCAAAGGCTCGTTTATGTGCTTGGAGAAATATTCGGTGCTGACCATAATTTAGGTTCAAGTTTGTTAGAAATAAGTAAGGATAACTTTCGCCAAATTCTTTCAAGGGCAAGGCGTGACCTTTACAATTTTATGAATAGCAAATGTGGATTAATTAATCAAGTAAATCCATGCAGATGCGACAGGAAAACAAAAGGCTTTATTAAAGCTGGCTGGGTTGACTCAGAAAAATTAAAGTTCAACACCTCATACATTTCAAAAATCAACGAACTAGCAAAAGAAAAATCGGCAGACCTTGACAACGAATTGGAAACAAAATATGCAGACCTTTTTCGCAATCAGCCATTTCAAGAAAAAAACCATACAGACAATTTGCTTAATTCAATACTTTCTGACAACAAAGTAAAGGACATATTTAACCTCAATTAG
- a CDS encoding SDR family NAD(P)-dependent oxidoreductase — protein sequence MVNNAGFGGYGAFELSTITQRQSMFDVNIFGLMNVIQEILPYFRSNNSGLIINVSTIGGLMTYPLYSIFHSTKWAVEGFSESLNYELKHLGIGVKNN from the coding sequence GTGGTAAACAATGCTGGTTTTGGGGGCTACGGAGCATTTGAACTCTCAACAATCACACAAAGACAAAGCATGTTCGATGTAAATATTTTTGGACTGATGAATGTTATTCAGGAAATCCTTCCTTATTTTCGATCAAATAATTCTGGCCTAATTATCAATGTTTCTACCATTGGAGGACTAATGACATATCCTTTATACAGTATATTTCACAGTACAAAGTGGGCTGTTGAAGGATTTTCAGAGAGTCTAAACTATGAACTTAAACATCTTGGTATTGGCGTTAAAAATAATTGA
- a CDS encoding OmpA family protein, with the protein MRKLCTVVIFMASVSQSVIADPLPKGYYIVVAAYLSNQESFAQRYSSELNQAGHHTQYGFDATRQFHYVYVDYYTNFDESIAKMLDVRKQAGFSEAWVRIIKEGGEPLAQKEEPKEEVKKEESKREELKKEESKKEALQKDEKVVQSPKVEPVQEPTQQEAPTPTEVVPNPKAEPVYIPQTLKNTQAFLSLYNATTNQIIDGEVEVIDGERSSLILKAKANEYLVLPDPKNKSGKLILIGNSFGYRKIQHEINYYYTEKDTLQPDISLIGNYYMVRFEMTRLHKGDIAVLYNVYFYNDAAIMLPESKYELNKLLAMMKENPTYKIILHGHTNGNGRGKIIRVGASKDFFNLTADDIVSENASAKELSGARAQVIKDWLVSQGVATDRIEVKAWGGSRMLHDKNSQNARRNVRVEVEVNEE; encoded by the coding sequence ATGAGAAAACTCTGTACCGTTGTTATTTTTATGGCGTCAGTAAGTCAATCTGTGATTGCTGATCCTCTTCCAAAAGGCTATTATATTGTGGTTGCCGCTTATCTTTCAAATCAAGAAAGTTTTGCCCAAAGATATTCCAGCGAATTGAATCAGGCGGGGCATCATACACAGTATGGGTTTGATGCAACTCGGCAGTTTCACTATGTATATGTAGATTACTACACCAACTTTGATGAATCGATCGCTAAAATGCTGGACGTGCGTAAGCAAGCTGGTTTTAGTGAAGCATGGGTACGGATTATAAAAGAAGGTGGCGAGCCATTGGCTCAGAAAGAAGAACCCAAAGAAGAGGTTAAGAAAGAAGAAAGTAAGAGAGAAGAACTGAAGAAAGAAGAAAGTAAGAAAGAAGCATTGCAAAAAGACGAAAAGGTAGTTCAAAGCCCTAAAGTAGAACCCGTTCAAGAACCAACCCAGCAAGAGGCACCCACCCCTACGGAAGTAGTACCGAACCCAAAAGCAGAGCCTGTTTATATTCCACAAACATTAAAAAATACACAAGCATTTCTAAGCCTATACAATGCAACCACTAACCAAATAATTGATGGTGAAGTTGAAGTAATTGATGGCGAAAGAAGTAGCTTGATCTTAAAAGCGAAAGCGAATGAGTACTTGGTGTTGCCCGATCCTAAAAACAAATCAGGCAAATTGATTTTGATTGGCAATTCATTTGGCTACCGGAAAATTCAACATGAAATAAACTATTACTATACAGAAAAAGATACACTGCAGCCCGACATCTCTTTGATTGGCAATTATTACATGGTGCGTTTTGAAATGACACGCCTGCACAAAGGCGATATTGCCGTGCTATACAATGTTTATTTCTACAACGATGCGGCCATCATGCTGCCCGAATCAAAATATGAGTTGAACAAACTTCTTGCCATGATGAAAGAAAACCCAACTTATAAAATCATTCTGCACGGCCACACCAACGGTAACGGAAGAGGAAAAATCATTCGGGTAGGTGCAAGCAAAGACTTTTTCAATCTAACGGCCGATGACATTGTTTCTGAAAATGCATCTGCAAAAGAATTGTCGGGTGCACGTGCCCAGGTAATCAAAGATTGGTTGGTTTCGCAAGGTGTAGCTACCGATCGGATTGAAGTAAAAGCATGGGGCGGCTCGCGCATGCTGCACGATAAAAATAGTCAGAATGCCCGCAGAAATGTGCGGGTGGAAGTGGAAGTAAATGAAGAATAA
- a CDS encoding DNA-3-methyladenine glycosylase I, with translation MDKPKSYCEAVGHLDKTNVHRIYHDTAYGFTIEDDNELFERLVLEINQAGLSWTTILNKQINFKNAFHHFNIRKVANYKELDRQRLLNDTGIIRNRLKIDATIHNANVILQLQNDFGSFKNWLDQNHPKPKEEWMKLFKKTFKFTGGEIVNEFLVSTGYLEGAHITNCPIQKKVLTTKPAWSK, from the coding sequence ATGGATAAACCAAAATCATATTGTGAAGCGGTTGGACATTTGGATAAAACCAATGTCCACCGTATTTACCACGACACTGCGTACGGATTTACAATTGAAGACGACAATGAACTTTTTGAACGTTTGGTATTGGAAATAAATCAAGCAGGGCTTAGTTGGACAACCATTTTAAATAAGCAGATTAATTTTAAAAATGCCTTCCACCATTTCAATATTAGGAAAGTAGCCAACTATAAAGAATTAGATAGACAAAGACTTTTGAACGATACTGGTATCATTCGAAATCGTTTAAAAATTGATGCAACTATACATAATGCTAACGTAATTTTACAACTGCAAAATGACTTTGGCTCTTTTAAAAATTGGCTCGACCAAAACCACCCAAAACCAAAAGAGGAGTGGATGAAGTTGTTTAAAAAAACATTTAAATTTACAGGCGGAGAAATTGTAAATGAGTTTTTAGTTAGCACAGGTTATTTAGAAGGTGCACATATCACAAACTGTCCTATTCAAAAAAAAGTATTAACAACTAAACCAGCTTGGAGTAAATAA